CCTGCGCCTACGCCCGCTGAAGGCTTGGCCGACCCGATGGGCGCCGTGGCCGCCTTCGTCATTGTCTTGACTGTGGCTTTGCCCACGACGCCACCAACGGCACCGCCCTTCTGGGCGACACCCGCGCCGTGCGCCTTGCCCACCGGCTTCGGTGCGTGCTTAACGGCATGCGAGGCATGCGCGGCATGCGGTGCCGGTTGCGCGTGCGGTGCGACGGCCGGACGCGCCAACCCCTTCGGCACAACCGTGTGCGAGGTCTGTGCACCCGTCGGTCGGGCAGACGCGCCCGCCATAGGCGTCGACGCCACCCGCAAATTGTTACTGTTACCGCCGGTCGGCGCCTTCCCACTTCCCTGATTCGCCTGCGACGTACCACGCGTCATCGCGGCAGGCGGCGCACCGGCCGGGCTCGCGCGCGACGCCTTATCGAGCACCGGCGCTTTGCGCTGCCGGCGGGTCATGACTTCGGCCAGAGGGAGAGGAAAACGCTTCGGCGGTGTCGTCATCGTTGGGCCACCCCTGCGCTGGCCAGCCAATCGTGCACGACACCAAGTCGTGCGGTATGCGTGAGATCCAGTTGCAAGGGGGTGACCGAGACGTAATCGTGCGCCACGGCATGGAAGTCGGTGCCTTCACTGCTGTCGCGCGCGTCGCCAGCCGGACCGATCCAGTAAATCGCTTCGCCGCGCGGATTCACCTGACGGATGACCGGCTGCGATTGATGTCGCTTCCCAAGACGCGTCGACAGCGCGCCTTTGAGGCGCTCGTACGGCAAATTGGGAATATTGACGTTTAACAAGAAGGGCGCGCCCAGCGGCCGCTCCATATAGCGCTCGACCACCTCGCGCGCCACACGGGCTGCGCTGTCGAGATGATCCCAGCCCTTATTGACTTGCGAGAAGGCGAACGAAGGGATCCCGAACAGGAAGCCCTCGGTCGCCGCTGCCACCGTACCGGAGTACAGCGTGTCTTCGCCCATGTTCTGGCCGTTGTTGATGCCGGAGACCACGATATCGGGCCGCTCGTCGAGCAGCCCGGTCAACGCCACGTGGACGCAATCGGTCGGCGTGCCGTTGATGAAAGTGAAGTCATTGGGCGCTTTGAAGACAGAAAGCGGCCGTTGCAGGGTCAGAGAATTAGACGCACCGCTACAGTTCTGTTCGGGCGCCACCACGGTAATGTCGCCAAGCGGCGCCAACGCTTCGTAGAGCGCGGCCAGGCCCGGCGCCTGATACCCATCGTCGTTGCTGAGCAGGATTCGCATGCGGCAATTGTAACCGAGGAAAGGTGCTCGGATATGACGCCATCAAGGCATCGGTGGTATTGCGCCCCGCCCGCCTCATGGCGTCATTCCGTCAAATCCGGTTACATTTTTTCGGTCTCTCCGGCTTGCGGTTGCCAGACCAGCAAACGGCGCTCCACGACACCGACGAGCCCATCGAGCGCCAGCGCAAAGGCCGTAAGAATCAGCACCCCGGCAATCACCGCATTGATATCGAACGTGCCTTCGGCCTGCAAGATCAGGTAGCCGACGCCACGCGACGACCCCAGATACTCGCCCACCACCGCACCGACGAACGCGAGTCCGACCGAGTTATGGAGACTGGAGAACACCCAACTGGTTGCACTGGGCAAATACACACGGCGCAATAACTGACGTTGATTGGCACCGAGCATCCGCGCATTGGCCAGCACCACCGGGCTGACTTCCTTGACGCCCTGATAGACGTTAAAGAAGACGATGAAGAACACCAGCGTCACGCCCAATGCCACCTTCGACCAGATACCGAGCCCGAACCACACGCCGAAGATCGGCGCGAGAATCACGCGGGGCATGGAATTAGCCGCTTTGATGTACGGGTCCAGCAAAGCGCCGGCGCTCGGCGAAAGCGCCAGCCAGAGCCCCACCCCGAGCCCGAACACGGTACCGATGGCGAACGCCAGCACCGTCTCGAGCAACGTGACGCCCAGATGCAGATAGATCTCCCCGCTGGCGAACCACTGCCAGATCTGGAGCAGCACCTTCTGCGGCTCCCCAAAGAAGAAAGCCGCTTTGTCGGGGCTATCGAAATAGAACGCAGGCAGTAGCGTCGGGCTGGTGAGGACATACCAGA
This window of the Pandoraea sputorum genome carries:
- a CDS encoding ABC transporter permease, which encodes MRNRSIMRHLRLWQWLLLVVAFLVWYVLTSPTLLPAFYFDSPDKAAFFFGEPQKVLLQIWQWFASGEIYLHLGVTLLETVLAFAIGTVFGLGVGLWLALSPSAGALLDPYIKAANSMPRVILAPIFGVWFGLGIWSKVALGVTLVFFIVFFNVYQGVKEVSPVVLANARMLGANQRQLLRRVYLPSATSWVFSSLHNSVGLAFVGAVVGEYLGSSRGVGYLILQAEGTFDINAVIAGVLILTAFALALDGLVGVVERRLLVWQPQAGETEKM
- the surE gene encoding 5'/3'-nucleotidase SurE codes for the protein MRILLSNDDGYQAPGLAALYEALAPLGDITVVAPEQNCSGASNSLTLQRPLSVFKAPNDFTFINGTPTDCVHVALTGLLDERPDIVVSGINNGQNMGEDTLYSGTVAAATEGFLFGIPSFAFSQVNKGWDHLDSAARVAREVVERYMERPLGAPFLLNVNIPNLPYERLKGALSTRLGKRHQSQPVIRQVNPRGEAIYWIGPAGDARDSSEGTDFHAVAHDYVSVTPLQLDLTHTARLGVVHDWLASAGVAQR